CGCCCGTGCCCTCGGCGGCGGCCGGGGGCTCCACGAGCGGTACGGGGGGTACGGCGGGGGAGGTGCCCCGGGCGGCGGACAGGGCCTCGGCCAGGTCGCCGAGTTCCACCTGCACCACCGCGACGGGCTTGCCCGGGACCTCGGCGACGGCTTCCCGCAGGGCCTGCCCCAGGTCGTCGGCCAGTGCGCGGCCGCTCACCGACGGGATGGCGGTGACGACGACGGCGTCGCAGTCGTCGGAGGCGAGGGCGGCGGACAGGGCCGTACGGAAGTCGGCCGGGCCGGCGGCCGTCGTCAGGTCCAGCGGGGGCAGCGGGCGCAGCCCCTCGGTCAGGCAGGCGTCGTAGGTGAGCACGCCGAGGGACTCGGAGTTGCCGAGGATCGCCACCCGCGGGCCGGCGGGCAGCGGCTGCCCGGCCAGCAGCAGGCCGACGTCGACCAGCTCCGTGACGGTGTCGACCCGGATGACGCCGGCCTGGCGGAGCAGTTCGGAGACGGTCGCCTCGGAGAGCCGGGTGCCGGGGACGACGTGTCCGGCGGGGGTGTGGCGGCCGCCGCGGGCGACGACCACGGGCTTGGCGGCGGCCGTGCGGCGGGCGAGGCGGGTGAACTTGCGCGGGTTGCCGAGGGTCTCGAGGTACATCAGGGCCACGTCCGTGGCCTCGTCCTCGTACCAGTACTGGAGGATGTCGTTGCCGGAGACGTCGGCCCGGTTGCCGGCCGACACGAAGGACGAGAGTCCCTCGCCGCGCCGCAGCAGGGCCGACAGCAGGGCGATGCCGATCGCTCCGGACTGGGTGAACAGGCCGATCCGGCCGCGGATGGAGGCGGGGGCCGGGGCGAGGCAGGCGTTCAGCTCCACCTCCGGGGCGGTGTTGACCACCCCGAAGGCGTTCGGCCCGATGAGGCGCATCCCGTACGAGCGCACCTGCCGCACCAGTTCGCGCTGCCGGGCGAGTCCGGCCGGGCCGCTCTCGCCGTATCCGGCGGACAGGACCACGAGCCCCTGCACTCCGTGCTCCCCGCAGGCGGCGACGGCGTCCGGGACCCGCTCGGCGGGGACGGCGATCACGGCGAGGTCGACCGGGGCGCCGATGTCGGCGACGGTGCGGTAGGCGCGTACGCCGTCCAGCAGGTCTCCCTCCATGCCGGGGGCGCGGGCCTCGTTGACGGCGTAGAGGTGTCCGCGGAAGCCGCCGTCGCGCAGGTTGCGCAGGGCGGTGGAGCCCACGCCGGCGCCGGAGCGGCTGACGCCGATCACCGCGACCGAGCCGGGGGCGAGCAGCCGCTGCACGGAGCGGGCCTCGGCGCGCTGTTCGCGGGCGCGCTGGACGGCGAGGGACTCGGCGGTGGGTTCGAGGTCGAGGGTGAGGTGGACGGAGCCGTCCTCGAAGCTGCGCTTCTGCTGGTAGCCGACGTCCCTGAACACCTTGATCATCTTGGTGTTGGCGGGCAGCACCTCGGCGGCGAACCGGCGGATGCCCCGCTCCCGGGCCACCGCCCCGATGTGCTCCAGCAGGGCGGAGGCGACCCCGCGGCCCTGGTGGGCGTCCTGGACGAGGAAGGCGACCTCGGCCTCGTCGGCGGGGGCGGAGGAGGGCCGGCCGTCGGGGCCGATGCGGTCGAAGCGGACGGTCGCGATGAACTCCCCGCCGATGGTCGCGGCGAGGCCGACGCGGTCCACGTAGTCGTGGTGCGTGAAGCGGTGTACGTCGCGGTCCGAGAGCCGGGGGTGGGGGGCGAAGAAGCGGTAGTACTTCGACTCGTCCGAGACCTGCTCGTAGAAGCTGACCAGGCGGCCCGCGTCCTCGGTGGTGATGGGGCGGATCCGGGCGGTGCCGCCGTCGCGCAGCACGACGTCCGCTTCCCAGTGGGCCGGGTACGAGGGGTCCGACGCGGTGGTCATGGGGCCACCCTAAGGGGCGGTCCGGCCTGGTGGCGGGGTGTGGCGGGCGGGCCCGTCGCCGCGCGCGCGGCGAATGCGGCAGGCCGGGGCGAACCAGTGCAAGCTGGGGAGGGTCGAACGGCGGTGGATTAGGGGCCGAAGGTCGGTCCGAGCATTCCGGACGGCGTGAGAGACTGGTCTAGACAACCGTAAGAACCTGAAGGGCATCACCATGGCAGAGCGCCGCGTCAACGTCGGCTGGGCCGAGGGCCTGCACGCTCGTCCCGCCTCGATCTTCGTCCGCGCGACGACCGCTTCCGGCGTCCCGGTGACCATCGCGAAGGCCGGCGGCGACCCCGTCAACGCCGCCTCGATGCTGGCGGTCCTGGGCCTGGGCGCCCAGGGCGGCGAGGAGATCGTCCTGACCTCCGAGGCCGATGGTGCGGAGGCCGCGCTGGACCGCCTCGCGAAGCTGGTCGCCGAGGGTCTCGAGGAGCTCCCCGAGACCGTCTGACCCTTCGGGTCCGGTAGTACCGGAAGCCGCAGTCCCCACCACCACGGGAACTGCGGCTTCCGCGTTTTCCCGCCCTTACAGCTTTGCACCCTTACAGCCTTGCGCCCTTACAGCCCTGCACCCTCGCACCCTTGCGCCTTTACGGAATTCCGCGCAGCAGAATCGGACGGCGGGAATCGTAAACGGGACGGAGAATGCGCCGGGCACCGGCCCCGCACGAATATCCCTCCGTTGTATACGGTATTTGTTAATGCGGAGCGCTCGCCGTGTTTACGGCAGGTTGCGAACTCCTCACCCTGAGCCGGTGCGCCTCGGCCGCCCGCTGCGCGTGCAGCGCCGTCAGGGTCCTGGCCCGCTCCGCGTCCCCCCGCGCCACCGCGTCCACGATCGCCCCGTGCTCCGCCCAGGACTCCACGGGCTGCGCCGGGGCCTCGACCACGTACATCCAGGCGATCTTGTGCCGGGTCTGGGTCAGCAGGGCGATCAGACCCGGGCTGCCCGAGGCCTGGGCCAGCGTCTCGTGGAACCAGCCCCCCAGGGCCCGCAGATCCTCGCCCTGCGCCCGCCTGGCCCGTTCCCGGCCCAGCCTGACCAGCCCGCGCAGCACCTTCAGGTGGGCGTCGCTGCGCCGGCGGGCGGCCCGGGAGGCGGCGAGCGGCTCCAGCAGCATGCGCAGCTCCAGCAGGTCGGCGGCCTCCTGCTCGGTCGGCTCGGCGACGCAGGCGCCCGCGTGCCGCCGGGTGGTGACGAAGCCCTCGGACTCCAGGGTGCGCAGCGCCTCGCGGACGGGGACGCGCGAGACGCCGTAGCGGCGGGCGAGCACCTCCTCGGTCAGCCGGCCGCCCGGCCCGAAGAATCCGGAGACGATATCGTCGCGGATCGCTGTGCACACCGCGTGCGCGGGAATACGCAAGGCCGGACCTCCGCTGGGTTTCGGTTCGCTTTTATCGTGGCCGTGCTGCGACTCTATTGCACGACGCGATATTTTCCGAGGACAGCCGGAAATCGGAAACACTGCCCGCCCGCGGATGGCGCGAACGGTACGGACCCGGGCGCACGACGAAGAAGGCCCCGGCTCGGGGAGCCGGGGCCTTCTTCGGTGAAGCGTGCTGCGGGTCAGATGCTGACGCCGTGGTTGCGCAGGTACGTCAGCGGGTTGATGTCCGAGCCGTACGTGGCACCGGTGCGGGCCTCGAAGTGCAGGTGCGGGCCGCTGGAGTTGCCCGTGGAGCCCGACAGGCCGATCTGCTGGCCCGGGGTAACCGTTTCGCCGGCGGAGACGCTCAGCGAGTCCAGGTGCCCGTACTGGGTGTACGTACCGTCGTTGTGCTTGATGACGACGTTGTTGCCGTACGCGCCGCCCCAGCCGGCCTCGACGACCGTACCCGCGCCCACCGCCTGGACCGAGGTGCCGGTGCCGGCGTGGAAGTCGATGCCCGTGTGGCTGCCGGAGGACCACATGCCGCCGCCCGCGCCGTACTGGGTGCTGACGTACGAGCCGTCGATGGGGGCCACGAAGGCGTTGAGGCGCTTGCGGGCCTCTTCGCGGGCGGCGCGCTCGGCGGACTCCCGCTCGGCCTTGGCCTTGGCCTCGGCGGCCTCGGCGGTGCGCTTGGCCTCTGCGGCCCGCTGCTTCGCCTCGGCCTCGGCCTGCGCCTGGGCGGCGACGGCCTCTGCGGCGCGCTGCTGGGACTCGGCCTGGACCTCGATGTCGTCCTGGAGGTCGTCGGCGACGACGATCGCGTTCTGGCCGGTGTCCTCCATGGACGGGGCCGCGCTGTTGTCCGCCGCGAAGGCCGGAGCGGCCAGGGTGCCGACCACGCCCGTGGTGGCGAGGGCGGCTATGCCGGCGTAGCCGGCGGTCTTGCGGCTCAGACGGCTGGATCCGCGGTGCTTACCAGAACCGGCGGCACGACTGCCAAACGCCATGAAGGGGGTGATCCTTTCCTTCCCTCTCGCCTACCGGGTTAGCTGACGGGTTCGGAGCAGGAAGGTCTCCTACGGGCCTCCTCTTGCGAGGGGGTCCGATTCACCCCAGGGACTGATGTGGGTCCCCGGCTCCCCAGGCTCGCGCCTGACGGGGACTCGGCGATCGCTGTCCGGTGCCGCGGGTGCGGCGGGTACAACTGACGAACAGCACGCCCGACGCTAGGCGGATCATCAGTCAATCGCCAAACAGACGCGCGCTTTTGTTGCGTACGCCACACCGCATACGCGCAACCGCACCACTAAACGGACAAAGGGGGCTCCGGCGGATGATCCGCCGGAGCCCCCCGGAAACGGGCCGGTCACCGACCCGTCTCAAGCCTCTCGCCGCTCAGTTGGAGACGACGGTGACCTCACCGATCCCGAGCGCCAGGACGGGCTCCTCGATCTGCGCCGCGTCGCCCACCAGGATGGTGACCAGACGGTCCACCGGGAAGGCGCTCACCACCGCCGAAGTGGCCTCCGCCGTACCGGTCTCGGCCAGCCGCGCGTACAGCCGCGCCTGGTAGTCGTCCGGCAGCTCCTGCTCCACCTGGTCGGCGAGCGTGCCGGCGACGGAGGCGGCCGTCTCGAACTTCAGCGGGGCCACGCCCACCAGGTTCTGCACCGCCACATCGCGCTCGGCGTCGGTCAGACCGCCCTCCGCGAGGGTGCGCAGCACCCTCCACAGGTCCTCCAGCGCGGGACCGGTGTTGGGGGTGTCGACGGAGCCGCTGATGGCGAGCATCGAGGCGCCCTTGCCGTCGGCGGTCGAGCGCAGCACCTGGCCGAAGGCGCGCACGCCGTAGGTGTAGCCCTTCTCCTCGCGCAGCACCTTGTCCAGGCGCGAGGTGAGGGTGCCGCCGAGGCAGTAGGTGCCGAGCACCTGCGGGGCCCAGACGATGTCGTGCCGGTCCGGCCCGATCCGGCCGATCAGCAGCTGCGTCTGGACGGCGCCGGGCCGGTCCACGATGACCACGCGGCCCGTGTCGTCGGCCGTCACCGGCGGGACCGGGCGGGGCGCGGCGGTGTCGCCGGTCCAGGTGCCCAGGGTGTCCGCCAGCACGGCGTCCAGGTCGATGCCGGTCAGGTCGCCGACCACCACCGCGGTGGCGGTGGAGGGGCGCACGTGGGCCTCGTAGAAGGCGCGTACGGCCGTGGAGTCGATCCGGGCGACCGTCTCCTCGGTGCCCTGGCGCGGGCGGGACATGCGCAGCGTCGCCGGGAACAGCTCCTTGGAGAGCTCCTTGGCGGCGCGGCGCTGCGGGTTGGCCAGCTCGTGCGGGATCTCGTCGAGCCGGTTGCGCACCAGGCGGTCGACCTCGCTGTCGGCGAAGGCCGGCGCGCTCAGCGCCTCGGCGAGCAGGCCGAGCGCCTTGGCCAGGCGGGAGGCCGGAACCTCCAGGGAGACCCGCAGGCCGGGGTGGTCGGCGTGGGCGTCCAGCGTGGCGCCGCAGCGCTCCAGCTCGGCCGCGAACTCCTCGGCGGAGTGCTTGTCGGTGCCCTCCGACAGCGCGCGGGCCATGATCGTGGCCACTCCGTCGAGGCCTGCGGGCTCGGCGTCCAGCGGGGCCGCGAGGTTGACCTCGACCGCCACGACCTGCTGGCCCGGACGGTGGCAGCGCAGCAGGGTCAGGCCGTTGGACAGGGTGCCCCGCTCGGGGGCCGGGAAGGCCCAGGGCTTGGCCTCGCCCGCCTGCGGCCGCGGGTGGAAGGTCATCGTGACGGCTGCGGTGTCGCTCACTGCTCCGCCCCCTCGTTCTCGTCGCTCTCGTCGGTCTGGTCGGCTCCGCCGGTCTCGGAGCCGGCCAGCGGCTCGTAGACCAGCACCGCGCGGTTGTCGGGGCGCAGCCGGGCGGCGGCCACGGCCTGCACCTCCTCGGCGGTGACGTCCAGGACCCGCTGGACGGCGCTCAGCGCCAGCTGCGGGTCGCCGAACAGCACCGCGAAGCGGCACAGTTCGTCGGCGCGGCCGGCCACCGTGCTCAGCCGGTCCAGCCACTCGCGCTCCAGCTGCGCCTGCGCGCGCTCCATCTCCTCGGCCGTCGGGCCCTCGGCGGCGAACCGCGCGAGCTCCTCGTCCACGGCCGCCTCGATGTCGGGCACCTCGACGCCGCTGGAGGTCTTGACGTCCAGCCAGCCCAGCGAGGGCGCGCCGGCCAGGCGCAGCAGGCCGAAGCCGGCCGCCACGGCCGTCTGGTCGCGGCGTACCAGGCGGTTGTGCAGGCGGGAGGACTCGCCGCCGCCCAGCACGGTCAGCGCCACGTCGGCGGCGTCGCAGTCGCGGGTGCCGTCATGCGGCAGGCGGTAGGCGGCCATCAGCGCGCGGGCCGGGACCTCCTCGACGATCTCCTCGCGCAGCTGCCCGCCCATGACCTCGGGGAGCGTGCCTTCCCGCGGCGGCTGCTTGCCGTCGTGGGCCGGGATGGTGCCGAAGTACTTCTCGACCCAGGCGAGGGTGCGCTCGGGGTCGATGTCGCCCACGACCGACAGCACGGCGTTGTTGGGCGCGTAGTACGTACGGAAGAAGTTGCGCGCGTCCTCGAGGGAGGCGGCGTCCAGGTCGGCCATCGAGCCGATCGGGGTGTGGTGGTACGGGTGGCCCTCCGGGTAGGCGAGGGCGGTCAGCTTCTCGAAGGCGGTGCCGTACGGAACGTTGTCGTAGCGCTGGCGGCGCTCGTTCTTGACGACGTCGCGCTGGTTCTCCATGGACTCGTCGTCCAGGGCGGCCAGCAGCGAGCCCATGCGGTCCGCCTCCAGCCACAGGGCGAGTTCCAGCTGGTGGGCCGGCATCGTCTCGAAGTAGTTGGTGCGCTCGAAGCTGGTGGTGCCGTTCAGGGAGCCGCCGGCGCCCTGGACGAGCTCGAAGTGCCCGTTGCCCGGTACGCTCGCCGAACCCTGGAACATCAGGTGCTCGAAGAGGTGAGCCAGACCGGTCCGCCCCTTGACTTCGTGGCGCGAGCCGACGTCGTACCAGAGGCAGACGGCGGCGACCGGGGTGAGGTGGTCCTCGGACAGCACCACGCGCAGGCCGTTGGCCAGCCGGTGCTCGGTCGCTGTCAGGCCGCCGGAGCCGGCCTGAGCTGTGGCCGTGTGACCCATGGGCATGTGGTCCCTTCGATCGCGATGCAGAGATTTCTGTCAGACCTGCCACTGTATGCAAGCGCGCCGACGGCCGGATAAGTTCCCGGGTCACTCCCCCGGGGTCGGAGTCGGCGTTGTCGGTCCCTCGGGCCACAATGGTCCGCGTCAACCCCGTCAGATCCGCCCAGTACACCCTGAACCTTGGTTAAGGAGCCGCGCAGCGATGGCCCGCCGCAGCACGAAGACCCCGCCGCCGGAGGATTTCGAGGAGAAGATCCTCGACATCGACGTCGTCGACGAAATGCAGGGCTCCTTCCTCGAGTACGCGTACTCGGTGATCTACTCCCGTGCCCTGCCCGACGCCCGGGACGGCATGAAGCCGGTGCACCGGCGCATCGTCTACCAGATGAACGAGATGGGCCTGCGGCCCGACCGCGGCTACGTCAAGTGCGCGCGCGTGGTCGGCGAGGTCATGGGCAAGCTGCACCCGCACGGCGACGCGTCGATCTACGACGCGCTCGTGCGCATGGCCCAGCCCTTCTCGATGCGGCTGCCGCTGGTCGACGGCCACGGCAACTTCGGCTCGCTCGGCAACGACGACCCGCCGGCCGCGATGCGTTACACCGAGTGCCGGATGGCCGACGCCACGTCGCTGATGACGGAGTCGATCGACGAGGACACCGTCGACTTCACCGCCAACTACGACGGCCAGGAGCGCGAGCCGGTCGCCCTGCCGGCGGCCTACCCGAACCTCCTGGTCAACGGCGCCTCCGGGATCGCCGTCGGCATGGCCACCAACATGGCCCCGCACAACCTGGGCGAGGTCATCGCGGCCGCCCGCCACCTGATCCGGTACCCGGAGGCGGACCTCGAGGCGCTGATGCGCTTCGTCCCGGGCCCCGACCTGCCCACCGGCGGACGGATCGTGGGGCTCTCGGGGATCAAGGACGCCTACGAGAACGGTCGCGGCACCTTCAAGATCCGCGCGACGGTGGCCGTGGAGGACGTCACGCCGCGCCGCAAGGGGCTGGTCGTCACCGAACTGCCCTTCACGGTGGGCCCCGAGAAGGTCATCGCGAAGATCAAGGACCTGGTCGGCTCCAAGAAGCTCCAGGGCATCGCCGACGTCAAGGACCTCACCGACCGCTCGCACGGCCTGCGCCTGGTCATCGAGATCAAGAACGGCTTCCACCCTGAGGCCGTGCTGGAGCAGCTGTACAAGCTGACGCCGATGGAGGAGTCCTTCGGCATCAACAACGTCGCGCTGGTCGACGGGCAGCCGCTGACGCTGGGCCTCAAGGAGCTGCTGGAGGTCTACCTGGACCACCGCTTCGAGGTCGTGCGCCGGCGCAGCGAGTTCCGCCGGGGCAAGCGGCGCGACCGGCTGCACCTGGTCGAGGGTCTGCTGGTGGCCCTGCTCGACATCGACGAGGTCATCCGCCTCATCCGCGACAGCGACAACTCCGCGCAGGCCAAGGAGCGCCTGATCGAGCGCTTCTCGCTGAGCGAGATCCAGACCCAGTACATCCTGGACACCCCGCTGCGCCGCCTGACCCGCTTCGACCGGATCGAGCTGGAGAGCGAGCGCGACCGGCTGACCGGCGAGATCGACGAGCTGACCGGGATCCTGGAGTCGGACTCGGCGCTGCGCAAGCTGGTCTCCTCGGAACTGGCCGCCGTGGCGAAGAAGTTCGCCACCGAGCGCCGCACGGTGCTGCTGGAGTCGGCGGGCACCTCGGTGGCCGCGGTCCCGCTGGAGGTCGCGGACGACCCGTGCCGGGTGCTGCTGTCCTCCACGGGCCTGCTGGCCCGCACGGCGAACGCCGATCCGCTCCCCCAGGAGGAGGGCGCCGGCCGCGCGAAGCACGACGTGATCGTCTCCCAGGTGGCCGCGACCGCCCGGGCCGATGTCGGCGCGGTCACCTCATACGGCCGCCTGCTGCGGCTCTCGGTGATCGACCTGCCGCAGCTGCCGGACACCCACGCCGCGCCGAACCTGGCCGGCGGCGCCCCGGTCGCGGAGTTCCTCTCCGGGCTGGAGGCCGACGAGACGGTGATCTGCCTGCTCTCGCTGGACGAGTCCTCCCAGGGCCTGGCCCTGGGCACCGAACAGGGCGTGGTCAAGCGGGTCGTGCCGGACTACCCGGCGAACAAGGACGAGCTGGAGGTCATCACCCTCAAGGAGGGCGACCGGATCGTCGGCGCGGTCGAGCTGCGCACGGGCGAGGAGGACCTGGTCTTCATCACCGACGACGCCCAGCTGCTGCGCTATCCGGCGGGCCAGGTGCGCCCCCAGGGCCGCCCGGCGGGTGGTATGGCGGGCATCAAGCTCTCGGAGAACGCCAAGGTGATCCACTTCTCGGCCGTGGACCCGGCCCGGGACGCCATGGTGTTCACCGTGGCGGGCTCGCACGGGACGCTCGACGACTCGGTGCGCTCCGGCAAGCTGACCCCCTTCGACCAGTACCCGCGCAAGGGCCGGGCCACCGGCGGTGTGCGCTGCCAGCGGTTCCTGAAGGGCGAGGACACCCTGACGCTGGCCTGGGCGGGGAACGCCCCGGTCCGCGCGGCCGCGGCGAACGGCTCTCCGGCCGCGCTGCCGGACCCGGACCCGCGCCGCGACGGCTCGGGGACCGCGCTGCCGGCCACCGTCGAGGTGCTGGCGGGCGCCGCGCTGTAGCAGCGTGACGGGGGCGGGCGGGGTGGGCGGGCGGCAGAGTTGCCGGGTCGCCCGCCCCGCCCGCCCACTACTGTTTTCCCGGTACACGCGGGTGGGGGGAGAGCAGAGCTGATGAGTCGTCGGTCCAGCGGGTTGATCGGGGTCTGGGCCGAGGCCCAGCGGCAGCAGCAGCGGACGCAGCTGATCCAGCAGCGCGAGGCGGAGCGCCGCCAGCGGGCGTACGAGCGCGACGCGGCCCGGGACCGGCGCGAACAGCAGGCCGCCTACAAGCAGCACCGGGAGGCCGAGGCCCGGCGCCGCACCGAGCGGCTCGAGGCGGAGGTGGCGGCCCTGCAGGGGCTGCTGGCCGCGGGCTGCCGGGCGCCGGCGTTCCGGATGGCCGCCCTGGTCCGGGCGGAGCAGCTCGAGCCCTTCGACCCCGGCACCCTCGCGCACCCCGTGCCGATGCCGCAGCTGGCCCAGTTCCAGCAGCAGAGCAGCGGCTGGACCGTCGGTTCGGGCCGCCGCGCCCAGGCGGAGCGGGAGGCCCACGACCGGTACACGCAGGCCTGGCAGTCGGCGCACGCCGCCGAGCAGGAACGCCGGCGGC
The Streptomyces sp. NBC_00091 genome window above contains:
- a CDS encoding bifunctional GNAT family N-acetyltransferase/acetate--CoA ligase family protein; this translates as MTTASDPSYPAHWEADVVLRDGGTARIRPITTEDAGRLVSFYEQVSDESKYYRFFAPHPRLSDRDVHRFTHHDYVDRVGLAATIGGEFIATVRFDRIGPDGRPSSAPADEAEVAFLVQDAHQGRGVASALLEHIGAVARERGIRRFAAEVLPANTKMIKVFRDVGYQQKRSFEDGSVHLTLDLEPTAESLAVQRAREQRAEARSVQRLLAPGSVAVIGVSRSGAGVGSTALRNLRDGGFRGHLYAVNEARAPGMEGDLLDGVRAYRTVADIGAPVDLAVIAVPAERVPDAVAACGEHGVQGLVVLSAGYGESGPAGLARQRELVRQVRSYGMRLIGPNAFGVVNTAPEVELNACLAPAPASIRGRIGLFTQSGAIGIALLSALLRRGEGLSSFVSAGNRADVSGNDILQYWYEDEATDVALMYLETLGNPRKFTRLARRTAAAKPVVVARGGRHTPAGHVVPGTRLSEATVSELLRQAGVIRVDTVTELVDVGLLLAGQPLPAGPRVAILGNSESLGVLTYDACLTEGLRPLPPLDLTTAAGPADFRTALSAALASDDCDAVVVTAIPSVSGRALADDLGQALREAVAEVPGKPVAVVQVELGDLAEALSAARGTSPAVPPVPLVEPPAAAEGTGEGAGGDRGHDTAAPAGRIPAYPAAERAVKAVAEAVRYARWRRANADAGQVPEYEDIDEAGAAARLATLLAGVEEGAALTLDEADARELLGRYGIRVLPVLPAPSPDAAARAARVLGYPVALKTTAPHLRHRADLGGVRLDLTTEAELRRSYEELTDALGKPAELLPVVQTMAPRGVDTVVRATVDPAAGAVLSFGLAGVASELLGDTAHGLVPATDRDVAGLIRSIRAAPLLFGWRGSDPVDTPALEELLLRLSRLVDDHPEVTGVSLEPVVVAGEGLSVLSATVRVAHPPARTDLGPRTLPSY
- a CDS encoding HPr family phosphocarrier protein produces the protein MAERRVNVGWAEGLHARPASIFVRATTASGVPVTIAKAGGDPVNAASMLAVLGLGAQGGEEIVLTSEADGAEAALDRLAKLVAEGLEELPETV
- a CDS encoding GntR family transcriptional regulator, with amino-acid sequence MRIPAHAVCTAIRDDIVSGFFGPGGRLTEEVLARRYGVSRVPVREALRTLESEGFVTTRRHAGACVAEPTEQEAADLLELRMLLEPLAASRAARRRSDAHLKVLRGLVRLGRERARRAQGEDLRALGGWFHETLAQASGSPGLIALLTQTRHKIAWMYVVEAPAQPVESWAEHGAIVDAVARGDAERARTLTALHAQRAAEAHRLRVRSSQPAVNTASAPH
- a CDS encoding M23 family metallopeptidase, producing the protein MAFGSRAAGSGKHRGSSRLSRKTAGYAGIAALATTGVVGTLAAPAFAADNSAAPSMEDTGQNAIVVADDLQDDIEVQAESQQRAAEAVAAQAQAEAEAKQRAAEAKRTAEAAEAKAKAERESAERAAREEARKRLNAFVAPIDGSYVSTQYGAGGGMWSSGSHTGIDFHAGTGTSVQAVGAGTVVEAGWGGAYGNNVVIKHNDGTYTQYGHLDSLSVSAGETVTPGQQIGLSGSTGNSSGPHLHFEARTGATYGSDINPLTYLRNHGVSI
- a CDS encoding pitrilysin family protein — protein: MTFHPRPQAGEAKPWAFPAPERGTLSNGLTLLRCHRPGQQVVAVEVNLAAPLDAEPAGLDGVATIMARALSEGTDKHSAEEFAAELERCGATLDAHADHPGLRVSLEVPASRLAKALGLLAEALSAPAFADSEVDRLVRNRLDEIPHELANPQRRAAKELSKELFPATLRMSRPRQGTEETVARIDSTAVRAFYEAHVRPSTATAVVVGDLTGIDLDAVLADTLGTWTGDTAAPRPVPPVTADDTGRVVIVDRPGAVQTQLLIGRIGPDRHDIVWAPQVLGTYCLGGTLTSRLDKVLREEKGYTYGVRAFGQVLRSTADGKGASMLAISGSVDTPNTGPALEDLWRVLRTLAEGGLTDAERDVAVQNLVGVAPLKFETAASVAGTLADQVEQELPDDYQARLYARLAETGTAEATSAVVSAFPVDRLVTILVGDAAQIEEPVLALGIGEVTVVSN
- a CDS encoding pitrilysin family protein, giving the protein MGHTATAQAGSGGLTATEHRLANGLRVVLSEDHLTPVAAVCLWYDVGSRHEVKGRTGLAHLFEHLMFQGSASVPGNGHFELVQGAGGSLNGTTSFERTNYFETMPAHQLELALWLEADRMGSLLAALDDESMENQRDVVKNERRQRYDNVPYGTAFEKLTALAYPEGHPYHHTPIGSMADLDAASLEDARNFFRTYYAPNNAVLSVVGDIDPERTLAWVEKYFGTIPAHDGKQPPREGTLPEVMGGQLREEIVEEVPARALMAAYRLPHDGTRDCDAADVALTVLGGGESSRLHNRLVRRDQTAVAAGFGLLRLAGAPSLGWLDVKTSSGVEVPDIEAAVDEELARFAAEGPTAEEMERAQAQLEREWLDRLSTVAGRADELCRFAVLFGDPQLALSAVQRVLDVTAEEVQAVAAARLRPDNRAVLVYEPLAGSETGGADQTDESDENEGAEQ
- a CDS encoding DNA topoisomerase (ATP-hydrolyzing) subunit A, giving the protein MARRSTKTPPPEDFEEKILDIDVVDEMQGSFLEYAYSVIYSRALPDARDGMKPVHRRIVYQMNEMGLRPDRGYVKCARVVGEVMGKLHPHGDASIYDALVRMAQPFSMRLPLVDGHGNFGSLGNDDPPAAMRYTECRMADATSLMTESIDEDTVDFTANYDGQEREPVALPAAYPNLLVNGASGIAVGMATNMAPHNLGEVIAAARHLIRYPEADLEALMRFVPGPDLPTGGRIVGLSGIKDAYENGRGTFKIRATVAVEDVTPRRKGLVVTELPFTVGPEKVIAKIKDLVGSKKLQGIADVKDLTDRSHGLRLVIEIKNGFHPEAVLEQLYKLTPMEESFGINNVALVDGQPLTLGLKELLEVYLDHRFEVVRRRSEFRRGKRRDRLHLVEGLLVALLDIDEVIRLIRDSDNSAQAKERLIERFSLSEIQTQYILDTPLRRLTRFDRIELESERDRLTGEIDELTGILESDSALRKLVSSELAAVAKKFATERRTVLLESAGTSVAAVPLEVADDPCRVLLSSTGLLARTANADPLPQEEGAGRAKHDVIVSQVAATARADVGAVTSYGRLLRLSVIDLPQLPDTHAAPNLAGGAPVAEFLSGLEADETVICLLSLDESSQGLALGTEQGVVKRVVPDYPANKDELEVITLKEGDRIVGAVELRTGEEDLVFITDDAQLLRYPAGQVRPQGRPAGGMAGIKLSENAKVIHFSAVDPARDAMVFTVAGSHGTLDDSVRSGKLTPFDQYPRKGRATGGVRCQRFLKGEDTLTLAWAGNAPVRAAAANGSPAALPDPDPRRDGSGTALPATVEVLAGAAL